The Gemmata palustris genome includes a region encoding these proteins:
- a CDS encoding exosortase-associated EpsI family protein has product MSIHPHQTATARSPGVSGRSAIRKGLVIALAVAGLAGAAVVEGTRSNRWGPSEDVRAAAAKFDGVPATFGDWTSTDAPMSEKVLKVAEAAGHVSRIYKHRKTGAEFAVLLLCGPSGPIGAHTPDVCYAGSGFTMSGEPQKKAVALPDQSPATYWSVRFDKITPPSESLRVCWMWGIGGDWEASSNARFGWRGALYKMYVTRNGPDPTADRDPIHEFLTDFLPEVKKALAPQPAESK; this is encoded by the coding sequence ATGAGTATCCACCCCCATCAAACCGCGACCGCCCGATCGCCCGGTGTTTCCGGGCGCTCGGCGATTCGTAAAGGGTTGGTGATCGCTCTGGCCGTGGCCGGGCTCGCCGGGGCCGCGGTGGTCGAGGGAACGCGGTCGAATCGGTGGGGGCCGTCCGAGGACGTGCGCGCCGCCGCCGCGAAGTTCGACGGCGTCCCCGCGACCTTCGGGGACTGGACGAGTACGGACGCCCCGATGTCGGAAAAGGTGCTGAAAGTCGCCGAAGCCGCCGGTCACGTGTCAAGAATTTATAAACACAGAAAGACCGGGGCCGAATTCGCCGTACTGCTTTTGTGCGGTCCTAGCGGTCCTATCGGTGCTCACACACCTGACGTGTGTTACGCCGGTAGCGGGTTCACAATGAGCGGCGAACCGCAGAAAAAAGCAGTCGCCCTACCAGATCAGTCCCCCGCGACCTACTGGTCGGTCCGGTTCGATAAGATAACCCCACCATCCGAGTCGCTCCGAGTTTGTTGGATGTGGGGAATAGGTGGAGATTGGGAAGCTTCCTCAAATGCCCGGTTCGGATGGCGTGGTGCGCTATACAAAATGTACGTCACCCGAAACGGACCCGACCCGACTGCTGACCGCGACCCGATTCACGAGTTCCTGACGGACTTTTTGCCCGAAGTGAAGAAGGCGCTGGCCCCACAACCGGCCGAATCGAAATAA